In a single window of the Synergistaceae bacterium genome:
- a CDS encoding amino acid ABC transporter permease: MRNKTYPGAGRGDFLLWIVGAFLLYLLWRSGFFTASAWADFNRRFYQNFVKDDRYMMLVDGLKSTLFMTAGATVIGVIVGLILSVIRVAYKGGVHIPILNKFAETYITVLRGTPAMVQLLIWNFTIFASARDLNTQYIAILAFGLNSGAYVAEIFRGGIESIDAGQMEAARSLGLTYGSSMRHVILPQALRNVVPMLFNEFIALLKETSIAGYIGIDDLTRAGQNIQALTLEHSQPLVMVAIIYLIMVMVLSKLVKKLEQWLSRGRR, translated from the coding sequence ATGCGAAATAAGACATACCCCGGAGCGGGGCGCGGAGATTTTCTGCTGTGGATTGTCGGAGCGTTCCTGCTGTATTTGCTGTGGCGTTCGGGATTCTTTACGGCCTCGGCGTGGGCGGACTTCAACAGGCGTTTCTATCAGAATTTCGTGAAGGATGACCGCTATATGATGCTTGTTGACGGCCTGAAGTCGACTCTCTTCATGACGGCCGGCGCGACTGTAATCGGCGTGATTGTCGGGCTGATACTGAGCGTTATACGTGTGGCGTACAAAGGCGGGGTGCATATTCCGATTCTGAACAAGTTTGCGGAGACATATATCACCGTTTTGCGTGGGACTCCTGCGATGGTTCAGCTATTGATATGGAACTTCACTATATTTGCCTCAGCGAGGGATCTCAACACGCAGTACATTGCGATTCTTGCGTTCGGTCTTAACTCCGGGGCATATGTGGCGGAAATCTTCCGGGGCGGAATTGAGTCGATTGACGCGGGACAGATGGAGGCGGCGCGGTCATTGGGACTGACATACGGCTCATCAATGAGGCACGTTATATTACCGCAGGCATTACGCAACGTTGTGCCGATGCTGTTCAACGAGTTTATAGCACTGCTGAAGGAGACATCAATAGCCGGGTACATCGGGATTGATGACCTTACGCGGGCGGGTCAGAACATTCAGGCACTGACGCTTGAGCATTCACAGCCGCTTGTGATGGTTGCGATAATCTATCTGATTATGGTAATGGTACTGTCAAAGCTCGTGAAAAAGCTGGAGCAGTGGCTCAGTCGGGGCAGGAGGTAA
- a CDS encoding amino acid ABC transporter ATP-binding protein, which produces MAVIEVKDLRKTFVLQDGRTLNVLNGISTSIVKGEKIAVIGPSGSGKSTFLRCLNRMEEPTSGTITFNGEDITSPSCNINLVRRKMCMVFQHFHLFPHLTVRKNLTLAPVDLKLMTQEEADVRAAELLARVGLADKIDEWPDRLSGGQKQRVAIARAMAMNPEVLLFDEPTSALDPEMIGEVLDVMQELADLGMTMYLVTHEMGFAYKIAHRVLFIDKGIISEQGTPDEVFNHPKQPRTVEFLSKVLRR; this is translated from the coding sequence ATGGCGGTTATTGAAGTGAAAGACCTTCGCAAAACTTTCGTGCTTCAGGACGGCCGGACTCTTAACGTCCTAAACGGAATAAGCACATCAATAGTGAAGGGCGAGAAAATCGCGGTGATAGGGCCTTCAGGGTCAGGAAAGTCAACATTCCTCCGCTGCCTTAACCGAATGGAGGAGCCTACGTCCGGGACAATCACATTCAACGGAGAAGATATTACGTCCCCTTCATGCAACATAAATCTTGTACGGCGTAAAATGTGCATGGTGTTCCAGCATTTTCACCTTTTCCCGCATTTGACGGTGAGGAAAAATTTGACGCTTGCCCCTGTCGACCTAAAACTCATGACGCAGGAAGAAGCTGATGTGAGAGCCGCCGAACTCCTAGCCCGCGTTGGACTTGCCGACAAGATAGACGAATGGCCTGACAGATTATCGGGGGGGCAGAAGCAGAGAGTCGCAATCGCCCGGGCTATGGCTATGAATCCAGAGGTGCTTTTGTTCGATGAGCCTACGAGCGCGCTTGACCCTGAAATGATCGGTGAAGTTCTTGACGTTATGCAGGAGCTTGCCGACTTGGGAATGACTATGTATCTTGTAACTCATGAGATGGGATTCGCGTACAAAATCGCGCACAGGGTATTATTTATCGACAAGGGAATAATCAGCGAGCAGGGTACGCCGGATGAGGTGTTCAATCACCCGAAACAGCCGCGTACGGTAGAATTTCTCTCAAAAGTATTGAGACGGTAA